In the genome of Pirellulales bacterium, one region contains:
- a CDS encoding tetratricopeptide repeat protein, with translation MKAPSVLTAALLLLAIAPRPAQAWDGGSFYGSAAAADVLSNPFTSPLEFSPAERQLFLDCADGRFHQLSLVDAALVAGGVEDLEAIGRYRQLFFAVRDDVARQEADVKNPLQQVELIHQVLHERLLRGGYNPNATNLAATFQTGVYNCASATLLFVALAAEFNIQAQAIELPGHVRAIVSCGGQRYEIEVTCPVWQEAMRPIGGSSDEAVSTASAGALAAGREISPCGLVAMIYYNRGIDAFNERGYAEAVAANRKALLLDPDNQLARGNLLAAVNNWALALCDASRFGEAEMLLAEGEQFDPTHAAFVHNALHVRQMWAQSQAAAAAAQKTGSAMPSL, from the coding sequence CCCGGCGCAAGCCTGGGATGGAGGATCGTTTTACGGCAGCGCGGCAGCCGCGGACGTGCTGAGCAATCCGTTCACGAGCCCTTTGGAATTCTCGCCGGCAGAGCGGCAGCTATTCCTGGATTGCGCGGACGGACGGTTCCACCAGCTTTCGCTGGTAGATGCGGCCTTGGTGGCCGGCGGCGTGGAAGATTTGGAAGCGATTGGCCGTTATCGCCAGTTGTTCTTTGCGGTGCGCGACGATGTGGCCCGACAGGAAGCAGACGTCAAAAACCCCTTGCAACAGGTCGAATTGATTCACCAAGTTTTGCACGAGCGGTTGCTGCGCGGCGGGTACAACCCCAACGCCACCAATTTGGCCGCCACATTTCAAACCGGCGTTTACAACTGCGCCAGCGCTACGCTGTTGTTCGTGGCCCTGGCGGCAGAATTCAACATTCAAGCTCAGGCGATTGAGCTGCCCGGCCACGTGCGGGCCATCGTCAGTTGCGGAGGCCAGCGGTATGAAATTGAAGTCACTTGCCCGGTGTGGCAGGAAGCGATGCGGCCGATTGGGGGTTCTTCGGACGAAGCTGTTTCTACGGCTAGCGCGGGAGCGCTGGCCGCTGGCCGCGAAATTTCGCCCTGTGGTCTGGTGGCCATGATATATTACAACCGCGGGATTGATGCGTTCAACGAGCGCGGTTACGCCGAGGCGGTGGCCGCTAACCGCAAAGCGCTGCTTTTGGACCCCGACAATCAACTTGCGCGGGGCAATCTATTGGCGGCGGTCAACAACTGGGCGCTGGCGCTGTGCGATGCCAGCCGCTTTGGCGAAGCGGAAATGCTGCTGGCCGAAGGAGAACAGTTCGACCCAACCCATGCCGCGTTCGTTCACAACGCCCTTCACGTGCGGCAAATGTGGGCCCAATCGCAAGCGGCAGCCGCGGCGGCGCAAAAAACAGGCTCGGCCATGCCGAGCCTGTGA